In Oenanthe melanoleuca isolate GR-GAL-2019-014 chromosome 9, OMel1.0, whole genome shotgun sequence, the following are encoded in one genomic region:
- the HDLBP gene encoding vigilin — MSSVAVLTQESFAEHRSGLAQQQVKVTALNSEEENDPPTYKEAFPPLPEKAPCLEAAQEPAGPWSKIRPIKASVITQVFHVPLEERKYKDMNQFGEGEQAKICLDIMQKTGAHLELSLAKDQGLSIMVSGKLEAVMKARKEIVARLQTQASATVAIPKEHHRFVIGKNGEKLQDLELKTATKIQIPRPDDPSNQIKITGTKEGIEKARHEILLISAEQDKRAVERLDVEKVYHPFIAGPYNKLVSELMQETGTRINIPPPSVNKTEIVFTGEKEQLAQAVARVKKIYEEKKKKTTTIAVEVKKSQHKYVIGPKGNSLQEILEKTGVSVEIPPTDSSSETVILRGEPEKLGQALTEVYAKANSFTVSSVSAPSWLHRFIIGKKGQNLAKITQQMPKVHIEFTEGEDKITLEGPTEDVNVAQEQIEVMVKDLINRMDYAEINVDHKFHRHLIGKNGANINRIKDLYKVSVRIPPDNEKSNLIRIEGDPQGVQQAKKELLELASRMENERTKDLIIEQKFHRTIIGQKGERIREIREKFPEVIINFPDPAHKSDIVQLRGPKNEVEKCTKYMQKMVADLVENSFSISVPIFKQFHKNIIGKGGANIKKIREESNTKIDLPAENSNSETIVITGKRANCEAARHRILAIQKELANITEVEVSIPSKLHNSLIGAKGRFIRSIMEECGGVHIHFPTEGSGSDTVTIRGPAQDVEKAKKQLLHLAEEKQTKSYTVDLRAKPEYHKFLIGKGGGNIRKVRDNTGARIIFPTSEDKDQELITIMGTEEAVKEAQKELEALIKNLDNVVEDSMVVDPKHHRHFVIRRGQVLREIADEYGGVMVSFPRSGTQSDKVTLKGAKDCVEAAKKRIQEIIEDLEAQVTIECTIPQKFHRSIMGPKGSRIQQITRDYGVQIKFPDREENPAPVVEPAVQENGEEGGEGKEGKDTDPSSPKKCDIIIISGRREKCEAAKEALQALVPVTIEVEVPFDLHRYIIGQKGSGIRKMMDEFEVNIQVPAPELQSDIITITGLATNLDRAKAGLLDRVKELQAEQEDRALRSFKLTVTVDPKYHPKIIGRKGAVITQIRTEHEVNIQFPDKDDESQAQDQITITGYEKNAEAARDAIMKIVGELEQMVSEDVTLDHRVHARIIGARGKAIRKIMDEFKVDIRFPQSGAPDPNCVTVTGLPENVEEAIDHILNLEEEYLADVVDNEAMQVYMKPSSHEESKAPSKGFVVRDAPWTTVNTEKAPDMSSSEDFPSFGAQVAPKTLPWGPKR, encoded by the exons ATGAGCTCTGTGGCAGTTTTGACCCAGGAGAGCTTTGCTGAACACCGCAGCGGCCTGGCTCAGCAGCAAGTGAAAG TTACAGCTTTAAACTCTGAAGAAGAGAATGATCCTCCAACCTACAAGGAAGCCTTCCCTCCACTCCCTGAGAAAGCACCATGTTTGGAAGCTGCCCAGGAACCTGCTGGTCCCTGGAGCAAAATTCGACCAATAAAGGCTTCTGTCATCACTCAG gtgtTTCATGTGCCGCTGGAGGAGAGGAAGTACAAGGACATGAATCAGTTTGGAGAAGGCGAGCAGGCCAAGATCTGCCTTGACATCATGCAGAAAACAGGagctcacctggagctgtcTCTGGCAAAGGACCAGGGCCTTTCCATCATGGTCTCTGGCAAGCTGGAAGCAGTCATGAAGGCTCGGAAGGAAATTGTTGCTCGACTGCAGACTCAG GCATCAGCCACAGTTGCCATCCCCAAGGAGCACCACCGTTTTGTGATTGGAAAGAATGGTGAGAAGCTGCAGGACCTGGAGCTCAAAACTGCAACCAAGATCCAGATCCCCCGCCCAGATGACCCCAGCAACCAGATCAAGATCACTGGCACTAAGGAAGGGATTGAAAAGGCCCGGCACGAGATCCTGCTTATCTCTGCTGAGCAG GATAAGCGTGCCGTGGAGCGGCTGGATGTGGAGAAAGTGTACCATCCCTTCATTGCTGGCCCTTACAACAAGCTGGTGAGTGAGCTCATGCAGGAGACAGGGACACGCATCAACATTCCTCCGCCCAGCGTCAACAAGACAGAGATAGTCTTCACAGGGGAAAAGGAACAGCTGGCCCAGGCTGTGGCTCGTGTTAAGAAGATCTATGAGGAGAAG AAAAAGAAGACTACTACCATCGCTGTGGAGGTGAAGAAGTCCCAGCACAAGTATGTCATCGGCCCCAAGGGTAATTCCCTGCAGGAGATCTTGGAGAAAACTGGAGTCTCTGTCGAGATCCCACCCACTGACAGTAGCTCGGAGACGGTGATACTGCGAGGCGAGCCTGAAAAGCTTGGGCAAGCATTGACTGAAGTCTATGCAAAG GCCAACAGTTTTACCGTCTCCTCGGTCTCAGCCCCCTCTTGGCTTCATCGTTTCATCATTggaaagaaaggacaaaacCTGGCCAAAATAACTCAGCAGATGCCAAAG GTTCACATCGAATTCACTGAAGGAGAAGACAAAATCACTTTGGAAGGACCTACAGAAGATGTGAATGTGGCTCAGGAACAGATTGAAGTCATGGTCAAGGATCTG ATCAACCGGATGGATTATGCAGAAATCAACGTTGACCACAAATTCCACCGACACCTTATTGGCAAGAACGGAGCTAACA TTAACAGAATTAAGGACCTCTACAAGGTGTCTGTGCGCATTCCCCCGGACAATGAGAAGAGCAACCTGATCAGAATTGAAGGAGACCCACAGGGGGTCCAACAGGCCaagaaagagctgctggaactCGCTTCCCGTATG GAAAATGAACGCACCAAGGACCTAATCATTGAGCAGAAATTCCACCGGACCATCATTGGGCAGAAGGGCGAGCGGATCCGGGAAATCCGGGAGAAATTCCCAGAG GTTATCATCAACTTCCCAGACCCTGCACACAAGAGTGACATTGTCCAACTCAGAGGTCCCAAAAACGAGGTGGAGAAGTGCACCAAGTACATGCAAAAGATGGTGGCAGACCTG gttgaaaacagcttttctatttctgttccCATCTTCAAACAATTCCACAAGAACATCATAGGGAAAGGAGGTGCCAACATCAAGAAG ATCCGTGAAGAAAGCAACACCAAAATAGATCTCCCTGCTGAGAACAGCAACTCAGAGACAATTGTTATCACGGGCAAAAGAGCAAATTGTGAGGCTGCTCGCCATAGAATTTTGGCTATCCAGAAGGAACTG GCCAACATCACAGAGGTGGAGGTCTCTATTCCTTCCAAACTCCACAATTCCCTCATTGGCGCCAAAGGCCGCTTCATCCGCTCCATCATGGAGGAATGTGGTGGAGTCCACATCCACTTCCCCACAGAGGGCTCTGGCAGTGACACTGTGACCATCAGGGGCCCAGCCCAGGATGTGGAGAAAGCCAAGAAACAGCTGCTACATCTGGCAGAGGAGAAG CAAACAAAGAGTTATACTGTGGACCTCCGTGCAAAGCCAGAGTACCACAAATTCCTTATTGGTAAGGGTGGTGGCAACATCCGTAAGGTGCGAGACAACACAGGGGCCCGCATCATCTTCCCCACCTCTGAGGATAAAGATCAGGAGCTGATCACCATCATGGGAACAGAGGAGGCTGTCAAAGAGGcacagaaggagctggaggccCTCATCAAGAACTTG GATAACGTGGTTGAAGACTCCATGGTGGTTGACCCCAAGCACCACCGCCACTTTGTCATCCGTCGAGGACAAGTTCTCCGTGAGATTGCAGATGAGTATGGTGGTGTGATGGTCAGCTTCCCGCGCTCCGGCACCCAGAGCGATAAAGTCACCCTCAAGGGAGCCAAGGACTGTGTGGAGGCAGCCAAGAAACGCATCCAGGAGATCATCGAGGACCTG GAAGCTCAAGTGACAATCGAATGCACCATTCCACAAAAGTTCCACCGCTCCATTATGGGCCCCAAAGGATCCCGGATCCAGCAGATCACCCGGGACTACGGCGTCCAGATCAAATTCCCTGACAGGGAGGAAAACCCAG CCCCTGTTGTggagccagctgtgcaggagaATGGTGAGGAAGGTGGGGAAGGCAAGGAAGGGAAGGACACAGATCCCAGCTCTCCGAAGAAGTGCGATATCATCATCATCTCTGGCCGCAGGGAGAAGTGTGAGGCAGCAAAGGAGGCGCTGCAG GCTCTGGTTCCTGTCACCATTGAGGTGGAAGTTCCCTTTGATCTTCACCGTTACATCATAGGCCAGAAAGGAAGTGGGATCCGCAAAATGATGGATGAGTTTGAA GTGAACATCCAGGTGcctgctcctgagctgcagtcagATATCATCACCATCACTGGGCTGGCTACCAACCTGGACCGTGCCAAGGCCGGGCTCCTGGACAGAGTGAAGGAGCTGCAAGCTGAACAGGAGGATCGG GCCTTGCGAAGCTTCAAGCTGACAGTCACTGTAGATCCCAAGTATCACCCTAAAATCATTGGGCGGAAGGGAGCAGTGATCACCCAGATACGCACAGAGCACGAGGTCAACATCCAGTTCCCTGACAAGGATGATGAGAGCCAG GCCCAAGACCAGATCACCATTACTGGCTATGAGAAGAATGCTGAGGCTGCCCGGGATGCCATCATGAAGATTGTTGGTGAGCTGGAGCAGATGGTTTCTGAGGATGTGACCCTGGACCATCGCGTTCACGCACGCATCATCGGTGCACGTGGAAAAGCCATCCGCAAAATCATGGATGAGTTCAAG GTGGATATTCGCTTTCCCCAGAGTGGAGCTCCTGACCCCAACTGTGTGACTGTGACAGGACTCCCTGAGAATGTGGAAGAAGCTATTGATCACATCCTGAACTTGGAGGAGGAATAT CTTGCAGATGTGGTGGACAACGAGGCAATGCAGGTGTACATGAAGCCCTCCTCACATGAAGAGTCCAAGGCCCCATCCAAGGGCTTTGTGGTGAGAGATGCCCCCTGGACCACTGTCAACACCGAGAAG GCCCCTGATATGAGCAGTTCTGAAGACTTCCCCAGCTTTGGGGCTCAAGTGGCCCCCAAGACTCTTCCCTGGGGACCCAAACGATAA